One Stratiformator vulcanicus genomic window, GACGAAAATTCTTGACGACCGACCCGACAAGCCGTTCTTTCTCGCCGTCGGATTCCGTCGCCCGCACGCTCCGTTTGTCGCCACAAGTGCGGCGTTCAAACCACATCAACTCGGCGAAATCTCACTCCCGGAACTCGGTTCGCGCGACGATGTCCCGCCGTTCGCCTTTACCGTCTTCCCGCCGAACTACGATCAGCCGGAGCGCTGCCGCGAGTTCCGACAGGCCTATTTCGCCTGCGTGACGTTTCTCGACGAAGTCGTGGGAGACCTGCTCGACGCGATCGATGAACGCGGCCTGACCGAAGAGACGATCGTGGTCTTCTTCTCAGATCACGGCTTTCACCTCGGCGAGCACGGCCAGTGGCACAAGTTCACGCTGTTCGAAGAATCGGCCCGTGTGCCCTTAATTCTCCGCGTCCCCGGCCGGACCGAACCCGGTTCGCGCTGCGACCGCGTAGTCGAACTGGTCGACCTTTACCCCACGCTGCAGGAACTGTGCGGGCTGCCGGAGCCCAACCAGAAACTCGCCGGCCGGTCACTCGTTCTGCTCATTAAGAAACCCGGCCGGGAGCGGGACAATGTCGCGATCACGCAGGTCCGCCGTGGTTCTCGATCGGGTCGCCCGCCGGTGATGGGCTACAGCATTCGCACCGATCGCTATCGGCTGACCGAATGGTGGTCCGAAGAGGACATCCCCCGGCAAATGGGAGCCGAACTCTACGACCACCAAACTGACCCCGCAGAGGAGACCAACCTCCTCGCCCACTCGGGCAGTTCCGCAGCGCCTCCCGAAGTCGCGACCGACCTCAGTCGACGCCTGGCTGAGTATCGCATCAATCAGCGGGCAGCGAATTGAGCTATTGACGGCAAAAGTAGTCGCTTCGTCGCCCCGGCACCTGTACGCTCGCCGAGACTTTTTCTCGTCGACTCGTTCAGGACTTGGTCATGCCCACACGATTTGAACCCGCACTCGTCGGAGCGATCGCATTATTCACAGGTGCGATCGCCGTCGCGGATGAAGCGACCGACTTCGGCCGCTTCGAGGAAGTCCGCCGCTATAAAGCTGACGAAGCCACACAGGGCGTCGCCGTCGATGAGAAGCACTTCTACGCGATCGCCAACCGCCGCATCGGCAAATACGACCGCGAGACCGGCGAGCAGGTCGCGTCGTTCGATGCCGAAGAAGCCGACCTGCCGCTGCTGCACATGAACGGCGGGGTGTGCTTCCGCGGCTTGCTCTATGTCGCACATTCCAACTTCCCGCGGACGCCGGCCACGAGTTCAATCGAAGTTTTCGGTTGCCAGTCACTGCAGCACATTAAGTCACACAGTCTCGGCCGCACGGACGGATCGATGACCGTCTTTGATATTAAGCTCAGGTATTTCACGTCACCCGAAGGTTGGGGTCAATACGCGATCGAGGGGTTCGGCGTCTTCGCGCACTACTCCGAAAATCCGGCATGGACGGGCCACGGCACTCGACACACATATATCGCCAGTCGCGAGATATTCGCGCCTTTTCTTGACAACAAGAAACCCGTGCGGCTACCGCACTTGCGCCGGGAATTGCGACGCGCCACCTTGCCGAAGGCTGTTGAACGTTTTCAATCGAATTACATCTTCCCAGATGAAGTCCTCAAACGGTTCGAACCACACTCCTGCTCCGGCGGGAGTTGGGGGCCGGGCGGGAAGCACTTCTATTGCACCGGTCACGACCGCAAGGAAATCTATATCCTCACCCTCCCCAAAGCCGGCTCCGTCTTAAAACACGTTGCCACCCTCGACATCCCCTTCCCCGGCCAAGCCATCGCCTGGGACCGCTCTGAGGGGAATGAAAACCTACTGTGGGGAATTGACCGGCCGAAACGGGAGGTTGTGGTGGTCAAGTTGATCAAGCCTTAATAGACAAATTGAGTGCCGGGGGCGTGTCGCCCCCGCAGTGTAAGGTTCGCTAACATATTGCACCGCCACCCACTAAAATAACTTAACAACGTTCAAAGCAAGTGGCCTCGACTCGCCGATCCTATAATGACCCCGGCCATGCCCGCGAGTTGACATTTTCTTGCTACCAGCGGCTCCCTATGCTGAACAGCGAGCGGAGCCGTCAATGGCTGGGCAGTGCAATTGATCAAGCGAGAGATCGATTCCACTTTGAACTTTGGGCCTATGTGATAATGCCCGAACATGTGCACCTGCTGGTGTACCCACTGAATGCACGACACGGTATCGAAGTAATCCGTGCTGCGATTAAGCGGCCTGTCGCAAAGAACGCCGTCGATTGGCTGTCGGAGAACGACCCGGAGTGGCTCAATCGCATCACAGTCCGAAAGGGCATTCGCTCGGAACGCCGGTTCTGGCAGAAGGGTGCCGGCTACGACCGGAACGTCACTTCATCGAAAGCACTGCAAAACATCGTAAATTACATCCACATGAATCCGGTCCGCCGGGGGCACGTACAACGAGCTGTCGACTGGAAGTGGTCGAGCGCGTCGTTCGTGTCGGAGCAACGGCCGGGACCTATTGAGGTTGATCGCATACTGTCGGAGTGGTGGGATTAGTGTTCGATGGGACGAATAAATTCTCTGGAAATAAAGGGTATGAAATCGTGCAATAACTAAGCACATCGCACACTGCGGGGGCGACACGCCCCCGGCACCCTTCTTACGCAGGCCCAAACTTGTCAAAGCCGCCTCAAATAAAAAAGCCCACGCGTTGTGACGCGTGGGCTTTGGTCGTTTATAAAATAGCGACTGTGGCGCTACTCACTCAGCTTGCGTCGCCCCGTCGGGACGGCGGAGGCGGCGGCTTTGGGGGTTGGCTTGGCCGAGATCGGGCGGAAGGCCACGATCGACAGTGGCGGCAGCGTGACGGCGATCGAGTGCTCTCGCCCGTGGCAGGGGACTTCTTCACTATAGACGCCCCCCTGGTTGCCCAAATTGGAGCCGCCGTAGATTTTGGCGTCGCTGTTAAGAACTTCTTTATAGAAGCCCGAGACCGGCACGCCGACGCGGTAGTCGTGCCGCGGCACCGGTGTGAAGTTCAGGGCGACGATAATGTGCTCGACGCCGTCCGAACTGGTGCGGACGAACGCGTAGGTGCTGTTCTGAGCGTCGTCGGCTTGAATCCAACTGAAGCCGGTCGGATCGAAGTCGGCTTCGAACAGGGCGCGGTGCGTCTTATAGAAGTGGTTCAGGTCGCCGATGAACAGCCGCAGGCCGTCATGCTTCTCGTGCCCTAACAGGGCCCAGTCGAGTTCCGAGTCATGATTCCACTCGGTCCACTGGCCGAACTCGCAGCCCATGAAGAGCAGTTTCTTACCCGGCATCGTGTACTGATAGCCGTACATCATCCGCAGGTTGGCGAACTTCTGCCAATAGTCGCCGGGCATCTGCGAGAGCAGCGATTGCTTGCCGTGCACGACTTCATCGTGCGAGAGCGGCAGCATGAAGTTCTCGGTGAAGGCGTAGACCATGCGGAACGACAACTCGTTCTGATGGTGCGTCCGGTGGATCGGTTCGCGGCGGATGTAATGCAGGGTGTCGTTCATCCACCCCATGTCCCATTTGATGCTGAACCCGAGGCCGCCGTTGTAGACCGGGTGTGACACCCCACCCCACGACGTCGATTCCTCCGCGATCGTCAATACGCCGGGGAACTGCCCGTGCAGTTCGACGTTCATGTCTTTGAGGAACTGGAGCGCTTCGAGGTTTTCGCGTCCTCCGAACTGGTTGGGAATCCACTCGCCGTCTTCGCGCGAATAGTCGAGGTAGAGCATCGAGGCGACGGCATCCACGCGGAGCCCGTCGATGTGATACTTGTCGATCCAGAAACGGGCGCTTGAGAGCAGGAAATCGCGGACTTCGTTTCGCCCGTAATTGAAGATCAGGGTGTTCCAGTCGGGATGGAAGCCCTTGCGCGGGTCGGAATGCTCATACAGGCAGGTGCCGTCGAACCGGGCCAGCGAGTGCGCATCGGTCGGAAAGTGAGCCGGCACCCAATCCATGATCACGCCGATGCCGTTGCGGTGGCAATGATCGACGAAGTACATGAAGTCTTCGGGCGTGCCGAAGCGGCTCGTCGGCGCGAAGTACCCCGTGGCCTGATAGCCCCATGACCCGTCGAATGGATATTCGGTCATGGGCATCAGTTCGAGGTGGGTGAAGCCCATCTCGTGGCAGTAATCGACGAGTTGCTTGGCGAGTTCGCGGTAGTTGAAGTATTTCGACCCGTCTTCGGGACGTTTCCACGAAGCCAGATGCACCTCATAAACGGAGATCGGTCGCTCCAGCCAATTGGTGCTGGCGCGGCGGATCATCCAGTCGGAATCGGTCCACTCGTAGCTGTCGATATCCCAGGCAACGCTCGCGGTTGCGGGCGGGCGTTCGCTGTAGAACGCGAGGGGGTCGGCCTTTTCGAGCGTTTCGCCCGTCTGGGTGCGGATCGCGTACTTGTACGCATCCCCCTGCCCGAAACCTTCAATGAAGCCGGACCACACGCCCGAGTCGCTTCCCCACAGAACGTCCTGCCCCGGGGTCCACCCGTTGGCATTGTGGATGAGCGAGACCTCGACGGCATTCGGCGCCCAGACGGCGAACCGGGTGCCCTGTGTTCCGTTGTGTTCGGTGATATGCGCGCCAAGCCAATGATACATGGATGCGTTGCTTCCTCGGCGGAGTCGATCAAGTTCAGCGCGAAATCGCGCCAGCCGCGACGATGTCTCTTCCAGTGGCTTTGATTCTACCGTCCGCAACTGGCCACCGCGCCGCAACCGTGTCTCTCCTGATTGTGCCAAGGGGTGGGACATCCGCCAAATCTCCACGAAGAGGATTACGCCGAACAGCCGTGATCGAAGCACTTCGCGCGTCAGGGTCGGCCGTCTCTTGTCTTGATTTCGGCGTCGCAGCGAGTCGTTCTGTAGCGATTATTGAATTTAGGCAAAATGAGCGGGCAAATCGGGCGACATCGATCACCTCCTGTGGCCATACAGTCACCAAACCTTGCTACGGCCGGGTTTGCCCCCGTTGACCCAGTTTCTGAATTGAACTATCGCTTCGGATTCATGGATGGAACCCAGAGGATCGGAGCGGACGCGATGCGCAGTGTGGCCGAAGAAAACCTGCCGGTGACGGTCGGAGATCTGCGAGATTTCCCCAAAGACCCGATCGCCTGCATGCGGGCCCTCCATGAGGAACATGGTGCGATCGCCGCGCTGCAGGACGAGGAGTCCGGCCAGCGCGTCACGTTCGTGTTCAGCCCCGAACACAACAAGACGGTGCTATCGGATGCGAAGCGGTTCCAGTCGCGATTCTTCACGCTTCGCGGTTCGAAGCGGTCTTCTCAGCGGCGGGTGACATCGGGGCTGCTGTCGATGAACGGCGACCAGCATCGCCGACATCGCCGAATGGTTAAGACACCGTTCTCCAAGCCGGTCCTCCCCGACTATCAGCCCGCCATTTCAGGCCTGGTTCGGGAGCTTCTCGACTCGTGGTCAGTCGGTGACGTTCGCGACATCCACCACGAGATGAACTCGTTCATGCTGCGGGTGACCAGCGCGATTCTGTTCGGTCTCGACGACCCCGACCTCGCTTTCGAAACCGGCCACCTGATCGACGAATGGGTCCACAAGAACCACGAAGTCGGCGTGACCGCCTTTATCGCCGATACCGACATCAGTGCCCAATACGACAACCTGCTCGACATGGCCAAGCAGCTCGAGCACAACGTCACGACGATGCTCCAGCGGCGTCGGCAAAGTAAACCCGGCCCCGACGTGCTGAGCCTGCTCATTCAGGCCCGCGACGCCCAAGGGTCCATCAGCAGCGAGGAATTGATCGGCCACGTCGCCCTCCTCTTTGGCGCAGCCCACTTAACAACCGCCCATTCGCTGACATGGACGCTGCTGCTGCTCGCGCAGCACCCGTCGGTCATGGCGGACGTGTTCGAAGAAATTGATTCGGGCATCGACGCAGACTTACCCACGCAGGAACAGACCGAGCGCCTGCCGCTGATGGAGAAAGCGATCAAAGAGAGCATGCGGTGCCTGCCCGCCTCCTCATACTCGCAACGGATCACCGCAGAGCCGGTCGAACTCGGCCCGCTCACGCTCGGCTGCGGCTCGCCCGTCGTGTTCAGTCAGTACATCACCCATCATCGCAGCGATCTGTTCAAAGCCCCCGACGAATTTCGCCCCGGACGCTGGGAATGGATTTCACCGGGCCCATACGAGTACCTGCCGTTCGGCTCCGGACCGCGGATGTGCCTCGGGGCCGGAATGGCCATGACGATCTTGAAGACGACACTGCCGGCGATCCTGAAGAAATTTCGCGTTTCGATGGTCCCCGGCAGCAGGGTCGACGCTCGTGTCATCTCAACAATGCTCGGGCCGACGACGCCCGTCCCGATGCTTCTGTCCGAGCCGGACGGAAAGTTCGAGGCCCAACCGATCTCAGGGACAGTCCTCGACCTCGTCGATTTTCACGAGATGCCCACGGCGGACGAGGCCAGCCAAGCGGCGTGATCGCCTCGCCGCGAACACACCGGCGTCCAAGAGAAGTGGTCCGAACCGATCTTTCATGCCGCTTGTCGGGTGACGAAGCGAGCCGCCCTATGATTTCGGCTTCGGGTCCGCCTTCGAATCGGGCTGAGGCTTCGATTTCGATTCCGGTTTTTGCTTCCGATCGGGCTTCGGGTCAGATTTCCGCCGGGGATCGGACTTTCGCTCTTCTTCCTTCATGTCGAGCAATTGCCGCGTGCGTTTGGCCGTGCGAAAGGCGAGCACGATCCCGTAGACGCAGATGAGGGCAAAGAACAGATAGCCGACCTTCCAAGTCGGATTCGGCACAATCGCCGCATTGCGCAGCGACGCACCAATGCCGAAGAGCATCGCGACCGCAATCGCGCCGTAGCCGATCGTGACGATTATTTTCCAGGTTTTGAAATTCATCCGGGTGGCTCGGCTCGCATCGGACAGCGGGAGCGGTCGGCAACCTTTCGTGACCGCTCACTCGGGAATACAGTAACCGACCGGTCGATCGCAAGAGTGTGACGAGAGTTAAGCCAAGACAAAGCCGCGCAACGCACAGCTAACCCGCGTAACGCACAGCCAAGCTGCGTGACGCAGCCACGGAGCATGGAATGATTGTCAGTCGTGAATGGTTGTCCGAATACGTCGACGTGGACATGCCGGTTGAGGAATTGACCGACCGGCTGACGTTCTCGGGCCTCAATCTCGAAGGGGTCGAAGAAGTCGGCGATGACGTCGCGATCGACCTCGAAGTCACCAGCAATCGCCCCGACTGCCTCGGCCACATCGGCGTCGCCCGCGAGATCGCCGTCCTCTACCAAATCGAACTGAAGCTCCCGCAGGCCGAGCCGCCCGCCTCCGACGAACAGACATCGGACGTCACTTCCGTCGAGATTCAGTGCCCCGACCTCTGCCCGCGCTACAACGCCCGCATCATCCGCGGCATCAAGGTCGGCCCCAGCCCCGATTGGCTCGTGCGTCGGCTCGAATCCGTTGGTATCAAATCGGTCAACAACGTCGTCGATGCGACCAACTATGTGATGCTGGAGACCGGCCAGCCGTTCCACGCTTTCGATCTCGCCAAGTTGAAGGAGGGCCGCATCGTCGTCCGCCGGGCAGCCAAACGCGAGAAGATCGAAGCGATCGATCACCAGACGTACGAACTCTCCGAAGAGATGTGCGTCATCGCCGATGCCGAGCGACCGGTCGCCGTCGCCGGCGTGATGGGCGGCTTCGATAGCGAAATCTCTAAGGGCACCACCGACATCCTGCTGGAGACGGCCCAGTTCGTTCCGCTTACGGTCCGCGGCACCGCCCGCAAGCTGAAGCTCTTCAGCCCGTCGCAGTTCCGGTTCGAGCGACTTGTCGATGCCACCCAGCTCGACTGGAACAGCCGCCGTTGCGCGGAGGTGATCCTCGACGTCGCCGGCGGGACTCTTTGTGCCGGTTCGGTCCACGCGGGCGAGGAAATTCCCACATCGCGCGAGCCGGTCGAGATGCGGTTCGGCCAGATTCCCCGGCTGCTCGGGATCGAC contains:
- the glgB gene encoding 1,4-alpha-glucan branching protein GlgB, yielding MSHPLAQSGETRLRRGGQLRTVESKPLEETSSRLARFRAELDRLRRGSNASMYHWLGAHITEHNGTQGTRFAVWAPNAVEVSLIHNANGWTPGQDVLWGSDSGVWSGFIEGFGQGDAYKYAIRTQTGETLEKADPLAFYSERPPATASVAWDIDSYEWTDSDWMIRRASTNWLERPISVYEVHLASWKRPEDGSKYFNYRELAKQLVDYCHEMGFTHLELMPMTEYPFDGSWGYQATGYFAPTSRFGTPEDFMYFVDHCHRNGIGVIMDWVPAHFPTDAHSLARFDGTCLYEHSDPRKGFHPDWNTLIFNYGRNEVRDFLLSSARFWIDKYHIDGLRVDAVASMLYLDYSREDGEWIPNQFGGRENLEALQFLKDMNVELHGQFPGVLTIAEESTSWGGVSHPVYNGGLGFSIKWDMGWMNDTLHYIRREPIHRTHHQNELSFRMVYAFTENFMLPLSHDEVVHGKQSLLSQMPGDYWQKFANLRMMYGYQYTMPGKKLLFMGCEFGQWTEWNHDSELDWALLGHEKHDGLRLFIGDLNHFYKTHRALFEADFDPTGFSWIQADDAQNSTYAFVRTSSDGVEHIIVALNFTPVPRHDYRVGVPVSGFYKEVLNSDAKIYGGSNLGNQGGVYSEEVPCHGREHSIAVTLPPLSIVAFRPISAKPTPKAAASAVPTGRRKLSE
- a CDS encoding DUF898 domain-containing protein, with the translated sequence MNFKTWKIIVTIGYGAIAVAMLFGIGASLRNAAIVPNPTWKVGYLFFALICVYGIVLAFRTAKRTRQLLDMKEEERKSDPRRKSDPKPDRKQKPESKSKPQPDSKADPKPKS
- a CDS encoding sulfatase, which translates into the protein MPARWICGLFALLCAASISSAGDRPNVLYIVSDDLNCDLGCYGSEKAATPEIDRLAESGLTFTKAYCQYPVCNPSRNSFLSGMRPDEIGLPKKWTALRELVPDVTTLPQLFRENGYFTASVSKIFHISQWDPVKPTSGWRLGDEKSWDIRLNTQPQPTGNGRPPFPREGRRITLPSNRKGAGSGGTIDFAMESSQSKEAQEDGQAVIEATKILDDRPDKPFFLAVGFRRPHAPFVATSAAFKPHQLGEISLPELGSRDDVPPFAFTVFPPNYDQPERCREFRQAYFACVTFLDEVVGDLLDAIDERGLTEETIVVFFSDHGFHLGEHGQWHKFTLFEESARVPLILRVPGRTEPGSRCDRVVELVDLYPTLQELCGLPEPNQKLAGRSLVLLIKKPGRERDNVAITQVRRGSRSGRPPVMGYSIRTDRYRLTEWWSEEDIPRQMGAELYDHQTDPAEETNLLAHSGSSAAPPEVATDLSRRLAEYRINQRAAN
- a CDS encoding REP-associated tyrosine transposase, with the translated sequence MASTRRSYNDPGHARELTFSCYQRLPMLNSERSRQWLGSAIDQARDRFHFELWAYVIMPEHVHLLVYPLNARHGIEVIRAAIKRPVAKNAVDWLSENDPEWLNRITVRKGIRSERRFWQKGAGYDRNVTSSKALQNIVNYIHMNPVRRGHVQRAVDWKWSSASFVSEQRPGPIEVDRILSEWWD
- a CDS encoding cytochrome P450, which produces MRSVAEENLPVTVGDLRDFPKDPIACMRALHEEHGAIAALQDEESGQRVTFVFSPEHNKTVLSDAKRFQSRFFTLRGSKRSSQRRVTSGLLSMNGDQHRRHRRMVKTPFSKPVLPDYQPAISGLVRELLDSWSVGDVRDIHHEMNSFMLRVTSAILFGLDDPDLAFETGHLIDEWVHKNHEVGVTAFIADTDISAQYDNLLDMAKQLEHNVTTMLQRRRQSKPGPDVLSLLIQARDAQGSISSEELIGHVALLFGAAHLTTAHSLTWTLLLLAQHPSVMADVFEEIDSGIDADLPTQEQTERLPLMEKAIKESMRCLPASSYSQRITAEPVELGPLTLGCGSPVVFSQYITHHRSDLFKAPDEFRPGRWEWISPGPYEYLPFGSGPRMCLGAGMAMTILKTTLPAILKKFRVSMVPGSRVDARVISTMLGPTTPVPMLLSEPDGKFEAQPISGTVLDLVDFHEMPTADEASQAA